Below is a genomic region from Jiangella gansuensis DSM 44835.
GGTCGACGCGCCACGGCTGGATGTCGTGGATCATCCAGGTGGCGACGACGGCGGTGTCCATGGGACCGGGCGGCACCGACCTGGGGGCCGGGACCTCGGCCGCCACCGGCGCCGGGTTCAGCGCCGATGCCAGTTCGTCATAGGCCGGATCCGCGTGGTGGAGCGCCGCGGACGTCGCGTGCTGCGGTGCGACCAGGAGGACGCTGGTCGGCCCGCCGGCCGACACCGGCGCGGGTGCGAGCGCGACGATGCCCAGGGCGGTGCTCAGGGCGGTGGCGACGACGGCAGCGGCCTGGCGGGCGCGGCGCATGGGGACTCCCACGGGTCGGTGACTCGGTCACCCCTTCTACACCGGTCGGGCTCATCCGGTTCCGAGCGTGGACCGCGCGATCGCGACGGCGTGCTCTCGCTCCAGGCCCTCCAGGCGCAGGGTGACGCCGTCGGCAACCCACACCAGGGTCGGCCCGGCCACCCGTATGGACTGCGGCGGCACGTCGCCGTCGTCGAGCAGTTCCAGGTCGTGCGGCTCGGCGAACCACCAGGCATCCGTGTCGCCGAGCGCCACGAGCGTCGCCTCCTCGCCCAGCGTCGCCGTCTTCACGAACAACGGCGACGGCCGCCCGTCGAACTGGTCCAGCCGGACGGTTTCGGTGCCATCGCCCCAGGTCATGGCGAGCAACCGGCCGTCCGCGGTGACCTCGACACCGTCGGGCGGGCCCAGCCGCGCGGGCTGGACCGGCTCGAACGGCACCAGCTCGCCGGCCTGGTCCATGGTCAGCCCGGCCGCGGGCGGGGGCGCCGACGCCGACGGCTGCGACGGACCGGGCCGGACCACCACGCCACCGATTCCCAGCCACTCGCCGAGCGCCGCCCGCACGGGCGGCGTCACCCCGAGCGCCACCACCACCGCGACGGTCGCGGCGACCAGCCGGGCGCGCCGAGACGGCCGCCGCCGGGCCGCGGGCGCCGAGCCGGCGACGTCCTCGGCCGCGATCCGGTCCAGGACCGCGACGGCGACGGCGTCCGGGTCCGGGCCGCCGGGAGGGAGGGACGCGCCGAGCTCACGCAGCTCCGCGCCCAGGGCGTGCTCATCCATGGTCCACCTCCTGCTCGACGTCCAGTGCCTGGCGGTACAGCTCGGCCTGCAGGCGTTTCAGCGCTCGGTGCAGCCGCGACTTCACCGTCCCGCGCGGCCACCCCAGCACCGTCGCGGTCTCCTGTTCGTCGAGGTCCAGGAAGTACCGGCAGGCGACGACCCGCTGCTGTGGCTCCGGGAGCGCCCGGACCGCGGCCAGCAGCGCCGCGCGCCGCTCCGTCGCCACGGCCTCGACGGCCGGATCGGGCGCGAGCAGCGCAGCGTCGAACCCGTCCAGCTGCGCCGACCGCTCGGTGGCACCGCGGTAACGCCGGGCCGCGCGGACGGCGTTGCGGGCCTCGTTGACGACGATGCGCAGCAGCCACGGCCGGAACGGCGCGCCGTCGCGGAACGACCCGATGGTCCGGTACGCCTTGACGAACGCGACCTGCACGACGTCGTCGGCGTCCGGGCCGGCCCCGACCAGCACGGCGACCCGGTGGGCGTCGGCGGTGTACCGGCGCACGAGACCGGCGTACGCGTCGCGGTCTCCGGCGCGTACGCGAGCGACGGCGGTGGCGTCGTCGATGGATGGTCCCGTCTCTCGGCGTGCTGGCACTCTTCCTACACCGCCGCGGCGAGCGTGGTTCCGGATCCGGACCGGGAATTCCTCAGCCGGCCGGCTTCCGCTGCGCGCGGTAGTGCGCCTTCTCGGCCGCGTCCAGGTGCTCGACGGCGTAGCGCAGCATGGTGGCCGGCATCGCGGCCGCGTGCTGGTCCAGGAAGCCGATGAGCCGGCCTCGGTCCTTCTGCCCGGCCGCGCGCAGCCAGCCGCCGGTCGCCTTGTGGATGAGGTCCTCGTCGTCGGTGAGGAGAAGTTCGGCGATGGCGAACGTGTCCTCCAGGTCGCCGGCGCGAATGAAGTACGAGGTGGCGACGATGGCGGTGCGTCGCTCCCACATCGACGCGGACCGGGCCAGCCGGTAGAGGACGTCGCGCGGCTTGTCGGCCAGGTAGCCGCCGACGACGAACGGCGCGCCCAGGTCGACGAGGTCCCAGTTGTTGATGCGGTCGTGCCGGCGCAGGTAGAGGTCGAACAGCTCGACGCGGCGCTCGGCCGGGGTGCGCTTGCGGCGGGCCTGCTTGTCCATGATGCT
It encodes:
- a CDS encoding RNA polymerase sigma factor — protein: MPARRETGPSIDDATAVARVRAGDRDAYAGLVRRYTADAHRVAVLVGAGPDADDVVQVAFVKAYRTIGSFRDGAPFRPWLLRIVVNEARNAVRAARRYRGATERSAQLDGFDAALLAPDPAVEAVATERRAALLAAVRALPEPQQRVVACRYFLDLDEQETATVLGWPRGTVKSRLHRALKRLQAELYRQALDVEQEVDHG
- a CDS encoding DNA alkylation repair protein, with translation MTNLDAAQFVQRLREHQSEDELRKIQRYFKSGDGEYAAGDVFIGVRMGQVFALAKEFIELPPAELETLLDDDVHEVRAGAMSIMDKQARRKRTPAERRVELFDLYLRRHDRINNWDLVDLGAPFVVGGYLADKPRDVLYRLARSASMWERRTAIVATSYFIRAGDLEDTFAIAELLLTDDEDLIHKATGGWLRAAGQKDRGRLIGFLDQHAAAMPATMLRYAVEHLDAAEKAHYRAQRKPAG